One Deinococcus grandis DNA window includes the following coding sequences:
- a CDS encoding deoxynucleoside kinase, with translation MYLAISGNIGSGKSTLTRMLAGRYGLRPVYEPYAENPYLEDFYGDMRRYSFHSQVYFLSRRLEQHLNLVTGARYVIQDRTVFEDANIFARNLYESGQMEERDWATYRSLYEGVLPALRVPDLLIHIDASLPTLKRRIAQRGRAYEQDIPEAYLGGLNRLYDSWVAGFDACPVVRVPGDQLDFVADPQAFEWVCQRVQANGYGLPLLR, from the coding sequence ATGTACCTCGCGATCTCCGGGAACATCGGCAGCGGCAAGAGCACCCTGACCCGCATGCTCGCCGGGCGCTACGGCCTGCGCCCCGTGTACGAACCCTACGCCGAGAACCCCTATCTGGAGGACTTTTACGGCGACATGCGCCGCTACTCCTTCCACTCGCAGGTGTACTTCCTGTCGCGGCGGCTGGAGCAGCACCTGAACCTCGTGACCGGCGCCCGCTACGTCATCCAGGACCGCACGGTGTTCGAGGACGCGAACATCTTCGCGCGCAACCTCTACGAGAGCGGGCAGATGGAGGAACGCGACTGGGCCACGTACCGCAGCCTGTACGAGGGCGTGCTGCCCGCCCTGCGCGTCCCGGACCTGCTGATCCACATCGACGCGAGCCTCCCCACCCTGAAGCGGCGCATCGCGCAGCGCGGCCGCGCCTACGAGCAGGACATCCCCGAGGCGTACCTGGGCGGCCTGAATCGCCTGTACGACAGCTGGGTCGCGGGTTTCGACGCCTGCCCGGTCGTACGCGTGCCCGGCGACCAGCTGGACTTCGTGGCGGACCCGCAGGCCTTCGAGTGGGTGTGCCAGCGCGTGCAGGCCAACGGCTACGGGCTGCCGCTGCTGCGCTGA
- a CDS encoding deoxynucleoside kinase, whose amino-acid sequence MYVVVEGPIGVGKTSLARRLAARQNAELNLEIVEENPFLAKFYEQPEAYSFQVQAFFLLSRFKQLSALWQPGLYRDSVVSDYLFDKDFIFASMNLRDAEFALYEDLYSHLSPRLPTPDLVVYLRADTDELLRRIALRGRPFEQDMQAEYLANLTGRYDEYFRTYPHPHLIIDAAGIDFVNNPDDERGLLARIDEALRAGQAAD is encoded by the coding sequence ATGTACGTTGTCGTCGAAGGGCCCATCGGGGTCGGGAAAACAAGCCTCGCCCGGCGGCTCGCCGCGCGTCAGAACGCCGAACTGAACCTGGAGATCGTCGAGGAGAACCCCTTCCTGGCGAAATTCTACGAGCAGCCCGAGGCGTACTCCTTCCAGGTGCAGGCGTTCTTCCTGCTCTCGCGCTTCAAGCAGCTCTCGGCGCTGTGGCAGCCCGGGCTGTACCGCGACTCGGTCGTCAGCGACTACCTGTTCGACAAGGACTTCATCTTCGCGTCCATGAACCTGCGCGACGCCGAGTTCGCGCTGTACGAGGACCTGTACTCGCACCTGTCGCCGCGCCTGCCCACCCCGGACCTCGTGGTGTACCTGCGCGCCGACACCGACGAGCTGCTGCGCCGCATCGCGCTGCGCGGCCGCCCCTTCGAGCAGGACATGCAGGCCGAGTACCTCGCCAACCTCACGGGGCGGTACGACGAGTACTTCCGCACGTACCCGCACCCGCACCTGATCATCGACGCGGCCGGGATCGACTTCGTGAACAACCCGGACGACGAGCGCGGCCTCCTGGCCCGCATCGACGAGGCCCTGCGCGCCGGACAGGCCGCCGACTGA